The genome window CCGTGGCACCTATCGATAGTATGACATTTGATTTCAACCGGGATATTGCCCAGCAATTGATCCCGTTTGATGAAATCTATAAGCTGGCGCTAGCCTATTCACCATCGGTTAAGTTTGAAGGGGCTGTCTCGAACTCACAGATGGCCGCATTTCAGCTGTCCAAACTGCAAGTACTGCAAAACGTAACTGGATTCGCTAATTACTCAACTGGTAATCAGGCTATTCTGTCAACGGGTACAAACGCATCCGATCAGCTGGGCCAGATTTCCAATGGCTATCGGGCCGGGGTAAACGTAGCGTTCAGTGTGCACGATCTATTCGGTCGACCACAGCAGGTTCGACTGGCGAGAGCAAATTACGAAGCAACGAAAGAGCGTCGTCGGATTGCCGAAATCCAGTTGAAGCGCGACTTGTTCAATATGTATCAGGACCTGCTTTTGGCTCAAAAAATATTGCAGATACGGTTGCGTGACGATCAGGCATCGCTGGCGGCATACCGAATAGGCGAGGTAGAGTTGCAGAAGGGAAAGATTACCCCCGAAACGCACGCTTTCAACAGTAACCGTTACGCGGAAACCAAATCGACAGTAGAACAGGCTAAAACCCAGTTTATCAAGAATATTTATGCCCTTGAACTGTTTGTCGGGGTTCCTATTTATCAACTGAAACGCAGCTAACCCTATGCTATTTCAAGGAATTGGTCAGCTGTTGAAACAGCATCTTATTTGGTTCATTGTGTTCCCCTGCCTGGCCGGTGGGGCCGTGTTCTACCTCATGCGAAATGAAGCAAAGACCTATAAGACCAAAGCAACGCTCTATACCGGCCTAACGTCTGGCTACTCGCTCCGTTCCACCCAGGAAGGGTTTCAAACAGATTACTCGGGGGTTAGTAATGCCTTTGATAACATTCTGACGACCCTCAACTCGAATCAAACGCTCCACAACGTCGGCGCTACAATGTTGAGCCAGCACCTGCAACTGACCAAACCGACGCCCCAGCAACTGTCTGTAACTAGCTTCCAGAAGCTGCAACAGGCCATTCCGGCCGGTTTGCGTCAGTCGTTGCTGAAGGCGGGTGATCTTGCCTACACCCGCAGCCGGATCGACAGTCTGGCGCAGAGTCAGACCAATAATCCCATCCGAGATCTGATGCAGGACGCTGATTCAGATTATTCGCCCGAGCACATTGGCAAAAAGCTGAAAGCGAACCGAAGAAGCGCCAGCGACATGCTGGATCTGGAGTACGAAGGTGACGACCCGGCGGTTACGCAGCAGACGCTGGCGCTGGCAATAAAAGAACTGAACGAGCGATACACCTCGTTGAAAAGTGGCGAAGCGAACCCCGTTGTCACGTATTACGAAACGAAAACGAAGGAGTCTAAAAAACGACTGGATGATGCCGAATCAAAGCTCCGGGCGTTTAACGTGCAGCACAACGTGCTCAACTTTGAGGATGAACTGAAAACACGGTCGACTACCCGTGAGGCTTTGGTGGCAGAATACAGTGATGAAGTCATGCGCAATCAGGCGGCCAAAGCGGCCATGAGCGCGCTCAATCAGCGAATGACGCAGGGCGGAAGTTTGCTTAAAATCAGTACGGCCCTCACGGACAAACAAGCCGAACTGACAGCCGCAGAAACGCAGCTGATCAATGCCCGCACGAATGCCCAGCCTCAGCCTGTTCTGGACCGCTATCAGGCGAAGATCGATCAGGCATCAACGGAGCTGAAACAAATCGCCCAAAATTATTACGCGGCTGACAATACATCCGAATCGGTTCCCAAACTGAAGCTTATCGATGAATGGCTGGCCAAGGTGCTGGAATATGAGGAGTCGGGTGCCCGGATGGCTGTGGTGAAAAAACGGCTGGATGAATACCAGAAAGAGTCGACGGCATTTACTCCGCTGGAATCTGAAC of Spirosoma agri contains these proteins:
- a CDS encoding TolC family protein, with protein sequence MTFDFNRDIAQQLIPFDEIYKLALAYSPSVKFEGAVSNSQMAAFQLSKLQVLQNVTGFANYSTGNQAILSTGTNASDQLGQISNGYRAGVNVAFSVHDLFGRPQQVRLARANYEATKERRRIAEIQLKRDLFNMYQDLLLAQKILQIRLRDDQASLAAYRIGEVELQKGKITPETHAFNSNRYAETKSTVEQAKTQFIKNIYALELFVGVPIYQLKRS
- a CDS encoding GumC family protein, encoding MLFQGIGQLLKQHLIWFIVFPCLAGGAVFYLMRNEAKTYKTKATLYTGLTSGYSLRSTQEGFQTDYSGVSNAFDNILTTLNSNQTLHNVGATMLSQHLQLTKPTPQQLSVTSFQKLQQAIPAGLRQSLLKAGDLAYTRSRIDSLAQSQTNNPIRDLMQDADSDYSPEHIGKKLKANRRSASDMLDLEYEGDDPAVTQQTLALAIKELNERYTSLKSGEANPVVTYYETKTKESKKRLDDAESKLRAFNVQHNVLNFEDELKTRSTTREALVAEYSDEVMRNQAAKAAMSALNQRMTQGGSLLKISTALTDKQAELTAAETQLINARTNAQPQPVLDRYQAKIDQASTELKQIAQNYYAADNTSESVPKLKLIDEWLAKVLEYEESGARMAVVKKRLDEYQKESTAFTPLESEQRQLTRDMTVAEKDYLGLVQSLNQATTHRQDIAIDGSLSVLDSPGFPFSPQPAKRMMFTVIAAGAGFVIALLLAALRIWADKRINSLEQAEQRIGTSVTAVFPTVKKFAINSRSSRAAISMFEQLGNAINIEIEQQRTAAHPPLVTLFSLRAKQGKTWFAHGLVRLYAESGEHVAYLYPRVTDTDKKFEQDGIAFFPYDLHANFMNVREPGDLLTSEDTMAMSGFEKIILEIPALVGSPIPLHLVNRSAVSILILTVHTLWGRRDKQLFDLYTKAAKHPVLITLNKVQGSDTDAPTVVDIEQGVVRTKRYSEPNEVTSGASPNATAFDRQAK